One part of the Lotus japonicus ecotype B-129 chromosome 2, LjGifu_v1.2 genome encodes these proteins:
- the LOC130735263 gene encoding MLP-like protein 28, which produces MAQQTLSGKVETQIQIQAPAARFYNIFRKKLNHLPNMSTDVHGAKVHKGDWENVGSVKHWDYTIEGKKTCAKEKIEAIDDDNMLLTYSVFDGEISEGYKSFKVILQVIDTENGGLVKFTIEYEMLKENITASSPDTFLAFATKVTKDIDAHLVEG; this is translated from the exons ATGGCTCAGCAGACTCTAAGTGGCAAAGTGGAGACCCAGATACAGATTCAAGCACCTGCTGCCAGGTTCTACAACATCTTCAGAAAGAAGCTTAATCATCTTCCTAATATGAGCACAGATGTACATGGAGCTAAAGTGCATAAAGGAGACTGGGAAAATGTTGGTTCTGTCAAACACTGGGACTATACTATAG aaggaaagaaaacatgTGCTAAGGAGAAAATTGAGGCCATTGATGATGATAACATGTTACTTACATACAgcgtctttgatggtgaaatcAGTGAGGGTTATAAGAGTTTCAAGGTGATATTACAAGTGATTGATACGGAAAATGGTGGGCTTGTGAAATTCACCATCGAATATGAAATGCTCAAGGAGAATATCACAGCTTCATCTCCTGATACTTTTTTGGCCTTCGCTACTAAGGTCACAAAAGATATTGATGCTCATCTTGTTGAGGGTTAA